tgGGTGTTGGGAGTCCCGCCCAGGTGGGGCCTCAGCAgtggcagtgacaggacaaggggcgcAGAGCACAAACCTCGACACAGAGTGACTTGGGGAGACATGTTTTTTACTGggggggggtgactgaggctcctCGGGGAGGTCTCTGATGGTGGAGGGAGAAAAGGCCACCTGGATGTGGCTACGGTGGCCTCCCAGGGGCTTGcctgagccccccagcacccctttaAGGTGCCTGCTGACCCCCAGGGTCTCCCAAGGCACCTTCTGAGCACCCCAGGACCCTATGAAGTTCCCTTAagctcccccccgcaccccatgAAGGTCCCTGTTGACCCCCAGGGACCCTCATGAGCCTCCCAGCACCCCATAAAGGGACCTTCTGCCCCCCATCGAGCCTTCcaaccccctccaggaccccaAAAATGTCTCTGCTCCACCCTAGGAACCCACAGGACCTTTTCCAGAAGGAGGGGGACAGCCAGTGACACCGGGGACATGGCGGGGGCTCAGCGTCTCCCCCAGGCCAGCGCATGGAGGCGGTGGGCAGCATCCCGCAGCCGCCCACGGTGCTCGAGGCGGCAGTGCAGCCCGGGGGGGATGGACGCCAGTCCCCCCCGCAATCCCCAGCACCCAGCGGCGATGGTCCCCGTTGAGTCATTGTCCCCGCCGTGCAGCACCCCCCTGGCACACAGGTCCCCCCAGCATCCACCAGCTGCCAGCAGGGCCTCCAGGGCCACCATGGGCGCATCGTGGCCACTGCGCCCGGGCCACCCctccagtgcccagcccaggtaTGCTGCGTCCCGCTCGGCCGGTGACAGAAGGGCTGGAACCTGCGGCGGGCCACAACCCTCCAGCAGCCCTCGGGATTCCAGGTACCTGCAGGGACATGGGACACGGGTCATGGGGACACTGGAGTCATTGAGGGCATGGGGGacactggggtcactggggaTATTGGGGTCAGCGCGAACACTGGGGTCATGGGaacactggggtcactgggaacACTGGAGTCACTGGAGATACTGGGGTCATGGGATATTGGGGTCACTGGGGACACAGGTCAGCAGGGACATGGGGATATTGGGGACACAGGAGACATGGAGATGCTGGAGTCACCAGGgacactggggtcactgggaacATTGGGGTCATTGGTGTCACCAGTGACAGTGGGGTAAGCAGTGACACGGGGGGCACCGGGCTGTGGCTCTCCAGCAGCCCCTGTGACACGAGGTACTTGTTGGGGACAATCGGGGCATGGTGGCAGTGGGGACACCAGTAACACCAGGGACACTGAGGTCACTGGGAGTGGGGAGTGGCCCTGGGCTAAgggtggcagcactggcagggacactggggacatggggacacagggtgggCACCGGGATCAGCAGTGACCAAGGCGTTGCCAGGACTGGGAGAGAGCCTGGTGGGCATCAGTGACCCCCctgatcccctcccagtgctcccagtgaccccctcACCGGTGCCAGGCATCCCCGAAGAAGGGCCAGGCAGCAGCGTTGTCCTCCACGGCCACCCCGGCACCCTCCACGTAGTCCCATGCGAGGGGCAGGACCCGCAGCAGCTCAACCCCCCACCACTCTGGGGGCTCCCCCCGAGCCCCCAGTGCTCCAAAGAGGGCCACCGCCAGCGCCCCGAGGTACCCTAAAGGTGACAGGGGTTTCAGGAGGTCTCTGGTGTCCtctgtccgtgtccccccccgcaccccaggcctggcacccaccggtggggtggtggtgggtcaTGCGCCCGCTCTCGATGCTCACCCGGATCAGCGTCGGCAGCTCCCAGGCGTGGGGGTACCTGCGGTGGGGtcagccctgtccccatccctccccttgTCCCCCGCCCTGTCCCTGTAGCCCCagccttgtccccatccccatcctggcACTCTTGGCCCCGCTATCCTTGTCTCCATCCCCCTGTCACCAGcctcccagctccagcaccaCCATCTCGGCAGTCCCTGGTCCTCGTCCCCTCCAGCTCTgacacccccgtgtccccatcaccctctgtgtccccatccccctgcctctgacacccccatgtccctgtcacccccattTCCCCACCCGCCCCAGGCCCCACACCCATGTCTCCATCCCCTCTTGTCCCtgtctccccatgtccccatccccctCCCATCTCCGACACCCCATCTCCCCACTcctgtcccctccatgtccccatccctccacctctgacacccccatgtcccaacccccctctgtgtccccatatTCCTGCCTCTGACACCTccatgtccctgtcacccccatgtccccatcccctcatgtgtgtgtccgtcccccccgTCCGTCCCCCCTACCCAGCTCCGACACCCTCATGTCCCCATCCCGCCCCCTCCAGATCTGACAGcctggtgtccccatccctgtcccctccagcTCTGACACACCCCCATTCCCCTCCCCACCTATTCCATGCCCCCCCAGCTCTGATACTcccaccccctgtccccatgtgtgtccccatgtcccccccccctcccccttgtccctgtccccacctgAGGCCGATGGCCAGGCTGCGCATGGCGGCCCCGCAGCCGGTGCCGCTGGGGTTGAAGGGGATGCGGTAGCCCTCGGGCTCCCCTGGCCGCAGCTGCGAGGTGCCTGTagggggtgtggagggggtgAGACCCTCCCCTGGCaccccccgaaccccccccagACTGTCCCCCCTGCCACTCACCCAGGATGCTGGTGGGCCCCGGCTTGCGCCCCTCCATGTCACCCATGGCAGCCACGTACCGGCGAGCCAGCTCCTGTAAGAGGGGTTCCCCCTctaggcctggggagggggaggctaGTGAGAACCCCCCTTGGGCCACCCATATAGGAGAGGAAGGTGAGGCCCCATGTACCTCCCTCCCCCAACAGGAGAGGAAGGGGGACAACATCCGTGAACACCCCAAAACTCAAGGAGAAATAGGAACACTCCTGAGCACCCCAAATTGGGTGAGAAAGGAATAACCCCCTCCCCCTGCACCTCACCAAATTGAGAAGGGGAAATGGGCCCCCTCCAGCACCCAATATGGGAAGGGAACACAAACTCCTACAAACCGGGGGGAAAAATAGAACACCTCCACCCGACCCCTGAGGGGAAATGGGGACCCCTCCAATTATTTTTTTGGGGAAATAGGAAGCCTCCCTGGATCCCCTAAAAGGAGGGATGTGTGGAACTAGgatgcccccaaaccccctccagggCCTGTCAGGGACCCCCAAAAGCTCCTCCAAGGACCCCCCATACAGCCCAGGGTTATAATGGGGACCCGTGAATGCCTTCAGAACCCCCCCTAAGCAACTCAGAGGTGTAAcaaggaccccccccccccaacctcatcAGAGACTCCCCTCCCCATACAGCCCAGGAGTATAATGGGGACCCCCCATCTCCCCATGGACCTCCCTGTACAGCCCAGGAGTATAATGGggaccccccacctcccccaggaCTCCCCTGTACAGCCCAGGGGTATAACAGGGATGACAAACCCCCTCAGAAACCCCCCTAAGCAGCTCAGAGGTATAACGGGGTCCTCCCCATACAGCCCAGGGGTATAATGGGGACCCCCCACCTCACCACAGCCCACTACCATGCAGCCCCAGGGTGTAACAgggaccaccaccaccaccacacaacACTGCTGGGGACCCTCCCCAGTGTTTGTGGGGTACAATGGAGATCGTgtcatcccccccaccccctcaaacCTGTGGCCATGCCCTCGGCGGTCGCGAGGTGGAGGACAGTGTCATCGCTGACGGGCCACTCGGGGGGCTCAAGGGTGATGGCCTCCAGTCCCCCCAGTTCAGCCAGCTCGGCATGGATCTGGGGGCCCGAGGTACAATATTCCCAGCGGCCCCCCCGGTAACCCAGCGCGTCCCCCACTCCGCTCAGCACCATGGCCGCTTCGTAGGCTTCAACTGA
This DNA window, taken from Athene noctua unplaced genomic scaffold, bAthNoc1.hap1.1 HAP1_HAP1_scaffold_31, whole genome shotgun sequence, encodes the following:
- the LOC141974143 gene encoding ADP-ribosylhydrolase ARH1-like; its protein translation is MEETEPSVEAYEAAMVLSGVGDALGYRGGRWEYCTSGPQIHAELAELGGLEAITLEPPEWPVSDDTVLHLATAEGMATGLEGEPLLQELARRYVAAMGDMEGRKPGPTSILGTSQLRPGEPEGYRIPFNPSGTGCGAAMRSLAIGLRYPHAWELPTLIRVSIESGRMTHHHPTGYLGALAVALFGALGARGEPPEWWGVELLRVLPLAWDYVEGAGVAVEDNAAAWPFFGDAWHRYLESRGLLEGCGPPQVPALLSPAERDAAYLGWALEGWPGRSGHDAPMVALEALLAAGGCWGDLCARGVLHGGDNDSTGTIAAGCWGLRGGLASIPPGLHCRLEHRGRLRDAAHRLHALAWGRR